Proteins from one Solirubrobacterales bacterium genomic window:
- a CDS encoding MBL fold metallo-hydrolase yields MKVAYLTVGPVGENTFLVINDEAENAALLIDPGDEPESIAQAIEKTGAEVKAILLTHTHFDHVGAVKPMVDKLGVEVWVPELERHILADINNFIRFPGVGPFESYEAEHTVAGGEHLQLAGFDIDVFFTPGHSVGHVSYSIRDQHALFSGDVLFQGSIGRTDLPGGDTQTLLDSIAMLLDKLPHETAVFPGHMGVTTLEAEAASNPFLAGATQG; encoded by the coding sequence GTGAAGGTCGCCTACCTCACAGTCGGGCCGGTCGGCGAAAACACTTTCCTCGTCATCAATGACGAGGCCGAAAACGCCGCGTTGCTGATCGACCCGGGCGACGAGCCCGAGAGCATCGCGCAGGCGATCGAAAAAACGGGCGCCGAGGTCAAGGCGATCCTCCTCACGCATACGCACTTCGACCACGTCGGCGCCGTCAAGCCGATGGTGGACAAACTCGGCGTTGAAGTTTGGGTCCCAGAGCTAGAGCGCCACATCCTCGCCGACATCAACAACTTCATCCGCTTTCCCGGCGTCGGTCCGTTCGAGAGCTACGAGGCCGAACACACAGTTGCCGGTGGCGAGCACCTGCAGCTCGCGGGATTCGACATCGACGTGTTCTTCACGCCCGGTCACTCGGTTGGTCACGTTAGCTATTCGATCCGCGATCAGCACGCGCTCTTCAGCGGCGATGTGCTCTTCCAGGGATCGATCGGCCGCACCGACCTTCCGGGCGGAGACACCCAAACTTTGCTCGACTCAATTGCGATGCTGCTCGACAAGCTCCCGCACGAAACCGCAGTGTTCCCCGGCCACATGGGCGTCACCACGCTCGAAGCCGAGGCCGCAAGCAATCCATTCCTCGCTGGCGCGACCCAGGGCTGA
- the ruvX gene encoding Holliday junction resolvase RuvX, whose translation MRVLALDHGSARCGCAISDPSGTLVRPVGAIRKPDSKEGRAQIVALISELEAELVLIGLPLLQSGNEGEQAAAVRSFAGRLAAEIDVPVEFYDERFTTKLAQASLAAGASSDEDSLAAAHLLEEYLEMNRFAKDPS comes from the coding sequence ATGCGCGTACTCGCGCTCGACCACGGAAGCGCCCGCTGCGGTTGCGCTATCAGCGACCCGAGCGGAACGCTGGTCCGGCCGGTTGGCGCGATAAGGAAACCGGACTCCAAGGAAGGCCGCGCGCAGATCGTCGCACTGATCTCTGAACTCGAAGCCGAGCTCGTTCTGATTGGTTTGCCGCTCCTTCAGAGCGGGAATGAGGGCGAACAAGCTGCAGCCGTGCGCTCCTTCGCCGGTAGGCTCGCCGCTGAAATCGACGTTCCCGTCGAGTTCTACGACGAGCGCTTCACGACGAAGCTTGCGCAGGCGAGTCTCGCGGCGGGGGCGAGCTCGGACGAGGATTCACTGGCCGCAGCTCATCTGCTTGAGGAATATCTCGAAATGAACCGATTCGCGAAAGACCCAAGTTGA
- the mnmA gene encoding tRNA 2-thiouridine(34) synthase MnmA, whose product MFDPFSTFEDHVSTPRGRGVLPDGGVIGAAGGSSCGDMLTVGIACEGGVIAAAGFDADGCAALTAAGSAVVELVRGVGLLDAARIGREEIDAELGGVSAERAHVNVLAEEALHRALGALVVHADSDLLEPAGNRKLVGLSGGVDSAVAAELLKGAGDEAVGITLQLWDDPATDGTASCCSPQAVTLARRLAHDLNMPHFTVDLRDPFRKGVVDPYLAAFGDGLTPNPCVGCNGHVRFDALDEMRQRLGASKLATGHYARIEWDEDGPLLAAATDENKDQTYMLAAVEPRIIEHLEFPLGLLTKPEVRERARAAGLAVAEKPESQDLCFLAGIGRDGFLERHSGRADEPGPIRNRAGHEVGRHRGAYRFTVGQRRGLGLAAPHPLYVLDVDPSDNAVTVGTIEDLQTTSVRLIGVRLLRDGSEVDRVKLRYRNAPTACNVQGDAPAGRHRELRIELEIPVAGAAPGQVACLMRGETVVGWATIARPLANSNAKLSGDEFPRDPRDIPVVL is encoded by the coding sequence ATGTTTGATCCATTTTCAACTTTTGAGGACCACGTTTCCACGCCGCGCGGCCGCGGCGTGCTGCCTGACGGCGGCGTGATCGGTGCTGCCGGAGGTTCGTCTTGCGGCGACATGCTCACTGTTGGGATTGCGTGTGAAGGAGGCGTGATTGCAGCGGCCGGATTTGATGCAGACGGGTGCGCCGCGCTTACCGCTGCCGGGAGCGCGGTCGTCGAGCTCGTTCGCGGCGTCGGACTGCTTGATGCGGCGCGGATCGGTCGCGAAGAAATCGATGCTGAGCTCGGCGGCGTTTCGGCCGAGCGAGCCCACGTGAACGTGCTCGCAGAGGAGGCACTGCACCGTGCGCTCGGCGCGCTCGTCGTACACGCCGATTCAGACCTGCTTGAGCCCGCGGGAAACCGCAAGCTCGTCGGACTCAGCGGGGGAGTGGACAGCGCGGTCGCGGCTGAGTTGCTGAAGGGCGCTGGCGACGAGGCTGTCGGTATCACCCTGCAGCTCTGGGACGATCCCGCAACAGACGGCACCGCAAGTTGCTGCTCGCCGCAGGCAGTCACGCTCGCGCGCAGGCTCGCTCACGACCTCAACATGCCGCACTTCACCGTGGACCTTCGAGACCCGTTTCGCAAGGGCGTGGTCGACCCCTATCTCGCCGCGTTCGGCGATGGACTCACGCCAAACCCGTGTGTCGGTTGCAACGGCCATGTGCGCTTCGATGCGCTTGACGAGATGCGCCAGCGACTCGGCGCAAGCAAGCTGGCGACCGGACACTACGCGCGCATAGAGTGGGATGAAGACGGCCCGCTACTGGCCGCAGCGACCGACGAGAACAAGGATCAGACCTACATGCTCGCGGCCGTCGAACCGCGCATCATCGAGCACCTGGAGTTCCCGCTCGGTTTGCTCACCAAGCCCGAGGTACGTGAGCGCGCGCGCGCCGCCGGGTTGGCCGTGGCCGAGAAGCCCGAGAGCCAGGACCTCTGCTTTCTCGCGGGTATCGGGCGGGATGGATTCCTCGAGCGCCACTCGGGCCGCGCGGATGAGCCCGGTCCGATTCGCAATCGCGCCGGTCATGAGGTCGGTCGCCACCGCGGCGCGTACCGCTTCACCGTCGGGCAGCGACGCGGTCTCGGGCTTGCTGCGCCGCATCCGCTCTACGTGCTCGACGTCGACCCTTCCGACAACGCCGTCACGGTCGGCACGATCGAAGATCTTCAGACGACGAGTGTCCGACTGATAGGCGTGCGCCTGCTGCGCGATGGTTCAGAAGTGGACCGCGTGAAGCTGCGCTACCGCAATGCGCCAACCGCGTGCAACGTCCAGGGTGACGCTCCCGCCGGGAGGCACCGCGAGCTTCGCATTGAACTGGAGATTCCAGTCGCTGGCGCAGCCCCTGGGCAGGTTGCCTGTTTGATGCGCGGAGAGACCGTCGTCGGCTGGGCGACGATTGCCAGACCGCTTGCGAATTCGAATGCCAAACTATCCGGCGATGAATTCCCAAGAGATCCGCGAGACATACCTGTCGTTCTTTGA
- a CDS encoding histidine--tRNA ligase gives MAEKLQAPRGTFDVLPVSAALRERLIDQIAVPLFSQSGYGRIDTPIFEDTALFARGVGESTDIVSKEMYTFTDQGDRSQTLRPEGTAPVCRAYVEHGMHKLPQPVKLWYEGPFFRQEAPQAGRYRQFFQIGAEALGSDDPALDAESIVLAARLLERAGVTGARLRIGSLGSGPERAAYSEDLKVYLRKHESELSPDVAARIDLNPLRAFDAKHEGTQAAMTNAPRLLESISAEDRAHFDEVLALLDAANVEYEVDTTLVRGLDYYTRTLFEFTSDKLGAQSGVGGGGRYDGLVEMLGGPATPGIGWAAGIERILAAAEAEAPQQQNPAAYIALDEGADRAAAFALLLKLRDVHGLAAQIELAGRSMKGQLKAASRVGAKSLVIFGGERGQYDAAVKNMNTGEQVELDGLTAGDYYDRIAELVLAGVSS, from the coding sequence ATGGCCGAGAAGCTCCAGGCCCCTCGCGGGACCTTCGATGTATTGCCCGTTTCCGCCGCGCTGCGTGAACGGCTGATCGATCAGATCGCGGTGCCGCTCTTCTCCCAGTCGGGTTACGGGCGGATCGACACGCCGATCTTCGAAGACACCGCACTGTTCGCTCGCGGCGTCGGCGAGTCAACCGACATCGTCAGCAAGGAGATGTACACCTTCACCGACCAAGGTGATCGCAGCCAGACTCTGCGCCCGGAAGGCACCGCACCCGTCTGCCGCGCGTACGTCGAGCACGGCATGCACAAGCTGCCCCAGCCAGTGAAGCTCTGGTACGAGGGCCCCTTCTTTCGCCAGGAAGCGCCGCAAGCCGGTCGCTACCGCCAGTTCTTCCAGATCGGCGCAGAGGCGCTCGGCAGCGACGACCCGGCGCTCGACGCCGAGTCGATCGTCCTCGCCGCGAGGTTGCTCGAACGCGCCGGGGTGACCGGTGCGCGCCTGAGGATCGGCAGCCTCGGCTCCGGTCCAGAGCGCGCCGCCTATTCAGAAGACTTGAAGGTCTACCTGCGCAAGCACGAGAGCGAGCTCTCGCCGGACGTCGCCGCGCGAATAGACCTGAACCCGCTGCGCGCCTTCGACGCAAAGCACGAGGGAACGCAGGCAGCCATGACAAATGCGCCGCGCTTGCTCGAATCGATCTCGGCCGAGGACCGCGCGCACTTCGACGAAGTCCTCGCGCTGCTCGACGCGGCGAACGTCGAGTACGAAGTTGACACCACGCTCGTACGCGGTCTCGATTACTACACCCGCACACTCTTTGAATTCACCTCCGACAAGCTCGGCGCTCAGTCGGGCGTCGGAGGCGGCGGTCGCTATGACGGACTCGTCGAGATGCTCGGAGGGCCAGCGACGCCGGGAATCGGCTGGGCCGCGGGCATCGAGCGCATCCTTGCCGCAGCCGAAGCCGAGGCTCCGCAGCAACAGAATCCCGCCGCATACATCGCACTCGACGAAGGCGCAGATCGCGCCGCGGCATTCGCGCTGCTGTTGAAACTCCGCGACGTGCACGGCCTCGCCGCGCAGATCGAACTCGCCGGGCGCTCGATGAAGGGCCAGCTGAAGGCCGCCTCCCGCGTGGGAGCAAAATCTCTCGTCATCTTCGGCGGCGAGCGCGGCCAATACGATGCGGCGGTGAAGAACATGAACACTGGGGAGCAGGTCGAATTGGACGGATTGACAGCGGGCGATTACTACGACCGCATCGCAGAACTCGTGCTTGCAGGAGTGAGCTCATGA
- the mltG gene encoding endolytic transglycosylase MltG, producing MTPDRRSEEERERARLERERRRAAERGEPLPPAPPEPRPEPELPPAVPPVWDGQSDTQHFDPVTALIEDHPQHFADHFEPPPPPPERVSHAQMARKVFLFALVALVILGGWFLLSVFQPFAGDGKGSGTVPVTIPKGSNVAAIGEQLAAKKVVPSARSFGWRAKWSGKVENFKAGRYIFAVGMSYSAAMDLLAKGPNAGTTTLAVPEGRSRWEVAQQVKEHGLNGDYMIATESSRLINLRRYGAPAGTSSLEGFLFPATYELASASNVNKLVPQQVTAFERNIGAVNMSYAKKKNLTVFDVVTIASLIDREVSLARERKIVAGVIYNRLKQGIPLGIDATSRFETRNWTKPLTNAVLKKDTPYNTRINKGLPPGPIGSPGLAAMKAAARPAITNYLYYVANPCKPGTHTFTKTFEEFNAAAARYDAAREAAGGKQPNGC from the coding sequence TTGACCCCAGACCGTCGATCAGAAGAAGAGCGCGAGCGCGCCCGACTCGAACGTGAGCGCAGGCGAGCCGCAGAGCGCGGCGAGCCGTTGCCCCCTGCGCCGCCCGAGCCACGGCCCGAGCCAGAGCTCCCGCCAGCAGTGCCTCCTGTCTGGGACGGTCAGTCAGACACGCAACACTTCGATCCAGTCACAGCGCTGATCGAGGATCACCCGCAGCACTTCGCAGACCACTTCGAACCGCCGCCACCACCGCCCGAGCGGGTGTCGCACGCCCAGATGGCGCGCAAGGTGTTCCTCTTCGCGCTCGTGGCCTTAGTCATTCTCGGCGGATGGTTCCTGCTCAGCGTCTTCCAGCCGTTCGCAGGCGATGGCAAGGGGAGTGGCACGGTCCCGGTCACGATCCCAAAGGGCAGCAACGTCGCTGCGATCGGCGAGCAGCTTGCCGCGAAGAAGGTAGTCCCGAGCGCGCGCAGCTTCGGCTGGCGCGCGAAGTGGTCGGGCAAGGTCGAAAACTTCAAGGCCGGCCGCTACATCTTTGCCGTCGGAATGAGTTACAGCGCCGCAATGGATCTGTTGGCCAAGGGTCCCAATGCGGGGACAACGACGCTGGCTGTTCCCGAGGGCCGCTCCCGATGGGAAGTCGCGCAGCAGGTGAAGGAGCACGGACTGAACGGCGACTACATGATCGCAACGGAATCGAGCCGACTGATCAACTTGCGGCGCTACGGCGCGCCAGCCGGCACGAGCAGTCTTGAGGGATTCCTGTTCCCGGCGACATATGAGCTTGCTTCGGCGTCGAACGTGAACAAGCTCGTACCGCAGCAGGTCACGGCATTCGAGCGCAACATCGGCGCCGTCAACATGAGCTACGCGAAAAAGAAAAACCTCACCGTGTTTGACGTGGTGACGATCGCATCGCTGATCGATCGAGAAGTTTCACTTGCCCGAGAACGCAAGATTGTCGCCGGAGTGATCTACAACCGGCTCAAGCAGGGCATCCCGCTGGGGATCGACGCAACGTCGCGCTTCGAGACTCGCAACTGGACCAAGCCGCTGACCAACGCGGTGCTCAAGAAGGACACGCCCTACAACACCCGGATCAACAAGGGGCTGCCGCCGGGCCCGATCGGTAGTCCTGGCCTTGCGGCGATGAAGGCCGCCGCGCGCCCTGCCATCACGAACTATCTCTACTACGTCGCCAACCCGTGCAAGCCCGGCACGCACACCTTTACGAAGACCTTCGAAGAGTTCAACGCCGCAGCGGCGCGTTACGACGCGGCGCGCGAAGCCGCAGGGGGCAAGCAGCCGAATGGCTGTTGA
- the aroE gene encoding shikimate dehydrogenase: MRFGVAGYPVEHSRSPAMHEAAYAALGIDAEYQLLPIPPELFEETVRALPGSGFLGINVTIPHKHAAAELADGFSPTVEAVGAANTLTFEDGRILAENTDAPGMMGAIARPVDGLRALVLGAGGTARAAVWALQHDRAEVSVFNRTGERAAKLADDLGVAVVLETKGGADFELIVNTTAVGMDEKVSEEDALLALGLDLEVVSSSAVVVDFVYRPGGSPLTTAALAAGLPVIDGNELLARQGALSFETWFERPAPLEAMRAALA, translated from the coding sequence ATGCGCTTCGGCGTCGCCGGGTATCCGGTCGAGCACAGCCGCTCGCCAGCGATGCACGAAGCCGCTTATGCGGCTCTCGGGATCGACGCCGAGTATCAGTTGCTGCCGATCCCGCCGGAGTTGTTCGAGGAGACCGTTCGCGCGCTGCCCGGATCGGGGTTTCTGGGAATCAACGTCACGATCCCTCACAAGCATGCGGCGGCAGAGCTCGCGGATGGGTTCTCGCCGACGGTCGAGGCGGTCGGGGCGGCGAACACCCTGACTTTTGAAGACGGACGGATCCTCGCCGAGAACACCGATGCGCCAGGGATGATGGGGGCGATTGCTCGGCCGGTTGACGGTCTGCGCGCGCTGGTGCTGGGGGCCGGCGGAACTGCTCGGGCTGCGGTTTGGGCGTTGCAGCATGATCGGGCGGAGGTTTCGGTTTTCAATCGGACTGGTGAGCGAGCGGCGAAGCTTGCGGACGATCTTGGGGTGGCGGTAGTGCTTGAGACTAAGGGCGGTGCAGATTTTGAGTTGATCGTGAACACCACTGCGGTTGGGATGGATGAAAAGGTCAGTGAAGAAGATGCGCTTTTGGCGCTCGGGTTGGATCTTGAGGTTGTTTCTTCGTCGGCGGTTGTCGTGGACTTTGTTTATCGCCCCGGGGGGAGTCCGTTGACGACTGCGGCGTTGGCTGCAGGGTTGCCGGTCATCGACGGTAACGAGCTCTTGGCTCGTCAGGGTGCGCTCAGTTTTGAAACCTGGTTCGAGCGGCCGGCTCCGCTCGAAGCCATGCGCGCGGCCCTGGCTTAG
- the alaS gene encoding alanine--tRNA ligase has translation MPNYPAMNSQEIRETYLSFFEQEGHLRMPSASLVPAETDASVLLTTAGMQPFKPYFRGQETPPRKRLTSVQKCFRTTDMDEVGKTARHLTMFEMLGNFSFGDYFKEEAIGFGYRLAIDGFGFKPEQVWMTVFGGDDELGLGPDEDAIAYWQALGVPDTQIVRLGRSDNFWQAGPVGPCGPCSELYLDRGLEFGARDDLPGDDSERFLEFWNLVFMQYELGDGNSISELPAKNIDTGMGLERMAAILQDKPSVYETDNFWPLIELGQDLSGARYLEDPASTRAMRVLANHSRSMAFLIADGVVPSNEDRGYVLRRIMRRAIQQGRTLGIERSLVPFAERVIEVMGEPYPELRTQKDAILQWARAEEEAFGRTLAQGTDLLNQLIADAKKSQTSWIDAADAFQLHDTFGFPYDMTKELLGLEGLSVDDEGFDELMDQQRDRARSGSKADVHSGGHEAIQKFARSADRQSEFVGYADLEHSTSVISIEPRPGSDDESLIKLAESVFYAEGGGQVSDRGSLSAEGASAEVVDVFRVGDDQVIAATISEGQFTVGQQVTAKVNKNTRFATATHHTATHLLHAALRERLGTHVRQAGSAVRPDKLRFDFTHGAPMSADDVAAVEDRVNGWIADNHAVHAVVTTKAAAEDLGAMALFGEKYGDQVRMVEVGDGIDAVSRELCGGTHVKSTGEIGVFSIVVETSSAANVRRIEALAGPAAANRLRERERELKAIADQLRTRPDLALGAVLDREAKLKKLQKAKSAGAGVSNDLIEELGDQASEIAGLKALVAQLDGDAIGADAVKELRSLGERLRDKFSADVVVLGASIEGRVQIVALSQPAAVEVGVKAGALAKLAAETVGGGGGGKDNLAQAGGKDAAKLPEALDAVRAAIAAAAG, from the coding sequence ATGCCAAACTATCCGGCGATGAATTCCCAAGAGATCCGCGAGACATACCTGTCGTTCTTTGAGCAGGAAGGGCATTTGCGAATGCCCTCCGCCTCGCTCGTCCCCGCCGAGACGGACGCTTCCGTGCTGCTCACCACTGCCGGTATGCAGCCGTTCAAGCCGTACTTCCGCGGCCAGGAGACTCCGCCGCGCAAGCGCCTGACCAGCGTCCAGAAGTGTTTCCGCACCACAGACATGGACGAGGTCGGCAAGACGGCCCGCCACCTGACGATGTTCGAAATGCTCGGCAACTTCAGCTTCGGCGACTACTTCAAGGAAGAGGCGATCGGCTTCGGGTATCGGCTGGCGATTGACGGCTTCGGATTCAAGCCTGAGCAGGTCTGGATGACTGTCTTTGGTGGCGATGACGAGCTTGGCCTCGGGCCCGACGAGGATGCGATCGCTTACTGGCAGGCCCTCGGCGTGCCGGATACTCAGATCGTTCGCCTCGGTCGCTCCGACAACTTCTGGCAGGCGGGACCGGTCGGACCGTGCGGTCCGTGCAGCGAGCTCTACCTCGACCGTGGCCTCGAGTTCGGCGCACGCGATGATCTGCCCGGCGACGATTCCGAGCGCTTTCTTGAGTTCTGGAACCTTGTCTTCATGCAGTACGAGCTCGGGGACGGCAATTCAATCTCAGAGCTTCCTGCGAAAAACATCGACACCGGCATGGGCCTTGAGCGCATGGCAGCGATCCTCCAGGACAAGCCCTCCGTATACGAGACCGACAACTTCTGGCCGCTGATCGAACTCGGCCAGGATCTTTCGGGCGCCCGGTACCTCGAGGACCCGGCGAGCACCCGGGCGATGCGCGTGCTCGCCAACCACTCGCGTTCGATGGCGTTTCTGATTGCCGACGGCGTCGTGCCGTCCAATGAAGACCGCGGCTACGTGCTGCGTCGCATCATGCGCCGCGCGATTCAGCAGGGTCGCACACTGGGAATCGAGCGCTCACTCGTGCCATTCGCCGAGCGCGTGATCGAAGTGATGGGCGAGCCGTACCCCGAACTGCGCACGCAGAAAGATGCGATCCTCCAGTGGGCCAGGGCCGAAGAAGAAGCCTTCGGCCGCACGCTCGCACAGGGCACCGATCTCCTGAACCAGTTGATCGCCGACGCGAAGAAATCGCAGACGTCTTGGATCGACGCGGCAGACGCCTTTCAGTTGCACGACACGTTCGGCTTTCCCTACGACATGACCAAGGAGCTCCTTGGACTCGAGGGCCTTTCCGTTGACGACGAGGGCTTCGATGAACTGATGGACCAGCAGCGCGATCGCGCTCGCTCGGGCTCCAAGGCCGACGTTCACTCAGGCGGCCACGAAGCAATCCAGAAGTTCGCGCGCAGTGCCGATCGTCAGTCCGAGTTCGTTGGATACGCCGACCTCGAGCATTCGACCAGCGTGATTTCAATTGAGCCGCGCCCGGGAAGTGACGATGAGAGCTTGATCAAGCTCGCAGAGAGCGTCTTCTACGCAGAGGGCGGAGGCCAGGTATCCGACCGCGGCTCTTTGAGCGCAGAGGGCGCGTCGGCCGAGGTCGTGGACGTCTTCCGCGTTGGCGACGACCAAGTCATAGCGGCCACGATCAGCGAAGGGCAGTTCACGGTCGGCCAGCAGGTCACCGCCAAGGTGAACAAGAACACCCGCTTCGCGACCGCCACGCATCACACCGCAACGCACCTCTTGCACGCCGCGCTGCGCGAGCGCCTTGGCACGCACGTTCGACAGGCAGGTTCTGCCGTGCGTCCTGACAAGCTGCGTTTTGACTTCACGCACGGCGCGCCGATGTCGGCGGATGATGTTGCCGCTGTCGAAGATCGTGTCAACGGCTGGATCGCCGACAACCACGCTGTCCACGCCGTTGTCACAACGAAGGCCGCCGCCGAGGACCTCGGCGCGATGGCGCTGTTCGGTGAGAAGTACGGCGACCAGGTCCGCATGGTCGAGGTTGGCGATGGCATCGATGCTGTTTCGCGCGAGCTCTGCGGCGGGACACACGTGAAATCAACTGGCGAGATTGGCGTCTTCTCGATCGTCGTCGAAACTTCGAGCGCAGCAAACGTGCGCCGCATCGAGGCGCTTGCAGGGCCTGCGGCGGCGAACCGGTTGCGCGAGCGCGAGCGTGAACTGAAGGCGATTGCCGATCAGCTGCGTACGCGGCCCGATCTCGCTCTCGGGGCCGTGCTAGATCGCGAGGCGAAACTGAAGAAACTACAAAAGGCGAAGTCGGCAGGTGCTGGCGTGAGCAATGACCTGATCGAAGAGCTTGGCGATCAAGCATCCGAGATCGCTGGCCTGAAGGCCCTGGTTGCTCAGCTTGATGGCGACGCGATCGGCGCTGACGCGGTCAAGGAGCTGCGCTCCCTCGGCGAGCGTCTACGCGACAAATTCTCGGCGGACGTCGTTGTGCTTGGCGCGTCGATCGAGGGTCGTGTGCAGATCGTCGCGCTCTCGCAGCCAGCTGCAGTTGAGGTCGGCGTGAAGGCGGGTGCGCTCGCGAAACTCGCCGCCGAGACTGTCGGCGGTGGCGGCGGCGGGAAGGACAATCTTGCGCAGGCCGGCGGAAAAGACGCGGCCAAACTTCCCGAGGCGCTCGACGCCGTGCGCGCAGCGATTGCTGCAGCAGCGGGGTAG
- a CDS encoding alkaline phosphatase family protein — protein MGELILGPILRYVAETEATVWVETDRPCEVEVLGCSARTFQVEGNHYAIVSVSGLESGSVLPYEVRLDGEVHWPLPDTQFPPSTIRTPAGPDRLRVAFGSCRVALPHEAPYVLPKDEDAEGRGPDALYALAERLRELPTDRWPDVLVMIGDQIYADEVSPGTREFIKQQGNLEGPHAEEVTDFSEFRHLYLDSWGDPTMRWLLSVVPSTMIFDDHDVRDDWNTSWSWLQEMRDDPWWQEHIVNALASYWVYQHIGNLSPAELAEDDFFSRIREAEDGAEILREFAGRADRDPTTTRWSYHRDFGRTRLVVVDSRASRVLEPGHRSMLDEEEWAWLEEVATGDFDHLLIASSLPVLLTRGMHDLEAWNEAVCDGAWGWPGKKLGERVRQAIDLEHWAAFERSFDRMAELLEEVAAGRRGKAPASIVMLSGDVHHAYLAEVAFRPGVEAQSSVFQAVCSPLRNGLNRRERAVIRFASSRTGQALGRLLAKSSRVGDTRIQWSLAERQPWFENQVAQIELDGTHARIIFERAPNKSPEKPRLELGYERQLN, from the coding sequence GTGGGAGAACTGATTCTTGGGCCAATCCTGCGTTACGTCGCAGAGACAGAGGCGACCGTCTGGGTCGAAACTGATCGTCCGTGCGAGGTCGAGGTGCTCGGTTGCTCGGCGAGGACCTTCCAGGTCGAGGGCAATCACTACGCGATTGTCAGCGTCAGCGGGCTTGAGTCAGGAAGTGTTCTTCCATATGAGGTGCGACTCGATGGCGAGGTGCACTGGCCGCTGCCAGATACGCAGTTCCCGCCCAGTACGATCCGAACTCCCGCTGGACCTGACCGGTTGCGGGTCGCATTCGGCTCTTGCCGCGTCGCGCTCCCGCACGAGGCGCCGTACGTGCTCCCCAAGGATGAGGACGCAGAGGGCCGAGGACCGGATGCGCTCTATGCGCTCGCCGAGCGCCTGCGCGAGCTACCCACAGACAGGTGGCCAGACGTATTGGTGATGATCGGCGACCAGATCTACGCCGACGAAGTCTCTCCCGGAACGCGCGAATTCATAAAACAGCAGGGCAACTTGGAGGGCCCGCACGCAGAAGAAGTGACTGATTTCTCGGAGTTCCGCCATCTCTATCTGGACTCGTGGGGGGACCCGACGATGCGCTGGTTGCTCTCGGTCGTGCCGAGCACGATGATCTTCGACGACCACGATGTGCGCGACGACTGGAACACGTCATGGTCGTGGCTTCAAGAGATGCGAGACGACCCGTGGTGGCAGGAGCACATCGTCAACGCGCTCGCTTCGTACTGGGTCTACCAACACATCGGCAACCTCTCGCCGGCCGAGCTCGCCGAGGATGATTTCTTTTCCCGGATCCGCGAAGCTGAGGACGGCGCCGAAATTCTCCGTGAGTTCGCCGGGCGCGCGGACCGCGACCCGACGACCACGCGCTGGAGCTACCACCGCGACTTCGGTCGCACTCGACTTGTCGTCGTTGACTCGCGGGCGTCGCGCGTGCTTGAGCCCGGGCACCGCTCGATGCTCGATGAAGAGGAATGGGCCTGGCTCGAGGAGGTCGCGACCGGTGACTTTGACCATCTGCTGATCGCCAGCTCGTTGCCCGTGCTGCTGACGCGGGGCATGCATGACCTAGAGGCGTGGAATGAAGCTGTGTGCGACGGCGCGTGGGGCTGGCCCGGCAAGAAGTTGGGTGAGCGGGTCCGCCAAGCGATTGATCTTGAGCATTGGGCAGCGTTCGAGCGGTCATTCGATCGCATGGCGGAGTTGTTGGAAGAGGTGGCGGCGGGCCGGCGCGGGAAGGCTCCGGCTTCGATCGTGATGCTTTCGGGTGACGTGCATCATGCGTATTTGGCTGAGGTGGCGTTTCGGCCGGGTGTGGAGGCGCAGAGTTCCGTGTTTCAAGCGGTGTGCTCTCCACTGCGAAACGGGCTCAACCGTCGTGAGCGAGCGGTGATCCGCTTCGCCTCTTCGCGCACGGGCCAGGCCCTCGGACGCCTGCTTGCGAAGAGTTCACGGGTGGGCGACACTCGCATCCAATGGAGCCTCGCCGAGCGTCAACCCTGGTTCGAGAATCAGGTCGCGCAGATCGAACTGGACGGGACTCACGCTCGAATCATCTTCGAGAGAGCGCCGAACAAAAGCCCCGAAAAACCGCGCCTGGAACTGGGCTACGAGCGCCAGCTCAACTGA